The Oncorhynchus mykiss isolate Arlee chromosome 17, USDA_OmykA_1.1, whole genome shotgun sequence genomic interval aaccctgcaTATTTCTACAATTGATCTTCTTAAAATGTtaatttaaacctaaccttaacgtTTACCAAACTACTAacattatgcctaaccttaaataaaGACTAAAACGCTGTGATAACTAGTGGAAACCCCATACAGCTCAGGGTGGAACCAATACCGTCAGTCAACATATCCCATCGTCCCAATATCCAGAGACGATATTAAAGAAAATGTGAAGGGAGGCAGAGGGATTGAGGTCAAAAAGTTGATCAGTAGGTCATATCCGTCTGTTACGTAAGACGGATAGATGGTACACACGATCCATAAAGATTTCCGGTCTCCATTTTATTGTAGCTTGCAGATACAGACAGGCGGTTCGACGAAGGACAGGAAACGAATCGACTATCAGTGTTTGTTTTAAAATACGTTACGGTAAATAACCCCTCTAAATAATACAAAATGTGACACGTATTTCTATTTAGCAGTTAATATTGTTTCTTTGATATGTATTCGAACTTTCTCTTGTAttcatattagctagctggcCCTAGTTAGCCATTTGTTTCtcaggtagctaacgttagctaacgagtaGCTGAAATGGCTAGACCCAACTGTATCGCAGCAAGTAACTGATTATGTTGCAGTTCATTTGCAATTGTACTCTCTCACACGTAGCCATGGCATGTGCAAATGGTGAACTAGTCAGTACAGGGACTGGGGAGGGAGCCAGCAAATGTTGAGGGTTATGGTTATCTCAGCAAGGCCCCTTCTTCCATTTTGCGTAGTAATGTATGTGAACAAAGGCTGGAGGTGTGATTGTCGTTTTACTAACGTTAGTTAGTTGTTTTACCCTGTTATTATAGTTTGTTATTGCAGTATAGCAGAACCAATTAGCGATTTCACGGTAATAAGAAATCCCGCAATGCATTTCCATGTGCAATGCATTTCCACACCACTGGCTTTATGCCCTATTGTTGCCTACCTCAAATTCAACCATAATCATACACATCTGCTTGATTGTTATAAACACACCTGGCTGTTTGAATGTGGGTTTAATTGTATGTGGAGGACCATTTTTATCTAAGTGTTATGAACAGACTATTGGCCTACTTGAATATACATTGTTGTTGAGTGGAAAATGTGTAAGACATGAAAATCTAAATGGACAAATCTTCTTTCAGTTTCTCATTGACGTTTGTGGAGTATCAATTTTTGTTTTGAAAATTGAGGCCTGTTGAAATGGGAGGTAATTACTTACATTTTTGTTCCTTGCATGCCAATACAATTCACATAATTAGAGGTGTGTGTTCCAGAACTGCTTGAAGTAGCTTTTCTGGTTCACGTCTATCTGAATGCAATTGAGCCCCAGGTTCTTTTTACAGGTGCATGCCTTTAAGGTTAAGTACATTTGCTGATAGGCTGCCTTTTGAATAATGATTCCTAGAAAGCAAAACATACATGTTGTTTaatattttttaaagatccaGCCATGCACCGAGATTGCCCTCTCGACTGCAAGGTCTACGTGGGAAACCTGGGGAACAATGGCAATAAGACAGAGCTGGAGCGGTCATTCGGCTATTATGGACCACTTCGCAGTGTCTGGGTAGCTAGGAACCCCCCAGGCTTTGCTTTTGTGGAATTTGAAGATCCAAGGGATGCAACCGACGCAGTGAGAGAACTTGATGGAAGGTAAAACCTAAGAACAAGTTCCTCTGGTGTAAAAATAACTGAATGATAGAATCAGGAAATCGAGGTCATTTTTCAAGTTTTTGTTCCTTGCATCATTTGCATGCCAATACACTTGGTAGTTTGACAAAATAAATGCAGATAATCTCAGGAGTGTTCCAGAACTGTTTGAAATAGCTTTTCTGGTTTGTCCATATGAATTCAAATGATCCACATGTGCTTTATACTCTGGTATAAAATAACTTAATGACAGAGCCTAGTTTGCTTGGAGATATTTGGAAGGACTGCCTATTCATTTTTGTTGCCACTTGCCTCCATTTAACTTCCTGAAAGGGGGTGAAACAAGGCCATGCATGCCATAATGTtttggtgactatttaacagcaTGCTCTGCGGTAACACTGTATTGCTCTGCACAGGACATTAAGTGGTTCCCGTGTGCGAGTGGAGCTGTCCAATGGGGAGAAACGCACCCGCAACCGGGGTCCTCCTCCATCGTGGAGCCGACGTCCTCGAGATGACCATCGTGGGCGTCGTGGTAGCCCGCCCGCCAGGCGCAGGTAACTCATCTCCCATACAGGGCTTTATGATAGCAATGCCCAACAGACTACTAATCCCTTTCTGTCCCTTTTACTAGTTAATCTACTTGTTTTGTTCCCGTGTCCTCTTTCCAAACTGCATCTCCTGTTTCGCTGCACCGTAGTGATAGTTTAGTGTTTGATAACCCCTTTTCCATGGTAGTCTACAGTGGTTAGTGTAATGTGGTGCTGAAGGCATGCAGTTTTCATCTTCATTATCATTGTTTAATGACTTCCGGGGTACTTTAGATCCAGGGGGTGGGTACAGTGTGAAATTAAGTGTGCTGATTTGTATGCCAAGTTTAAGTGATAAGTACATTTGCGTTTTCTCTACCACATTTTCTCTAAATTTGGCTTGCAAGCTTTTCACTGTTACCTGAAGCACTGAACGTGTTTTGGAAGTAGGTGATTCATATTTCAGACCAGTACCTCACTATGAACCGGGTGGGAGGGAAGCTTAATGATGCTAGGTTGGTTGTTTTTGTTACAATTTGAGGTTGCTTTTTTTATTGACCATTTATATTAATAAAAATGAACCCCGTTACAGAGTCATCACCATGCCTCTTCTCACCACCCTCTGAGTCAGTCAACTAGTCCTCTTTCAGCATCATGTGACCATTGACCAGCGTGCCCCAATCAGCTTGGCTGATGTCGTGTCACATGGCCAGTCGTCAGGTTGCACCAGCCCATTGGTTCCTGCGCATGCAGTTCTcagcctcttcctcctccaacTTTAACCCAATCGGCAGCGGCCCTCCTCACATTCCCGACCAATCAGCGTTTTACGTCCCCAAATGTCTACACTGCAACCTACCAGCAGCAGCCCTCGGCTAACCAATAAAAGCAGGAAAAATCCACAGCCAGCCCCCATCCACCAGCCAACTAATCACCTCGCAGCATCTGGCCAGTCCTTTTCAGCCAAATCTGCCTACCCGGCCTACAGTCTACCTCCCCTTCGTCATTTCTAGCTTGTTGAAAACCAAACGACTAGTAAGTTTTACCTGCTTCATACAGTACACTGCTGATTACAAATTTAAAAGTGAAGAGAAAGCTGCTTTAAAAAAGGTTATCCTTTTTTATTTGAATCAAACAGGATTGATATTTCTCCCTCATTACTGTAATCCGTTGATTTAAAGGGGAATGGACATTTTTGAGAAACATTAATTATTAATCTGTGAAGGTCTTTCTAATTGTTCAAAGGAGCTTTTCTGATCAGTGCTTTCCCTGGTTTAGGTCGCAGTGGTCCCATCTTGTGTGTGCTTTGCACTTGTGCTCAATATGTAGCCTTGAATTTACTGCAGCATTGAGAGCATTCTTACCCAATTTTTGACCATTAATTATGTTACAACCCTCCATTTTCTTACCCCTTCCCATTTGGTATAATTGCACTTCTCTTTCCGAAGCATTTTTTTGTCATTCACTCAGCTGGCAGTATTAACTAACCATGGCCTTTTATGGGAGGCGATGACTGAATTTCAGATTACAAATGCCTTATCTGCAGTCACCCATTCCCatccctttggggggggggggggggtgtaatagaCATTAACTTGGTTCCCCCAGAGGGGCAGTTTTTGGTGGGGACTGGGACTGTAGGGTTTACTTCAGGGTAATTTGGGGGTTGGATGGGTTTGGAATCAATGGGCCACCAATGTATCATGCTCTGCTTTTAACATCCTCTTATTCCCCCCTCCCCAGATCCCCACGTAGGAGGAGCTTCAGCCGCAGCCGAAGCAGGTATGTTGACAGCCATAAGAGATTGTAAAAGTTAACAGCCGTACTGTGGGCAAGTAAGATTACGGCAGATTATTTTTCATGGAAGCATGGACTGAGGGACCCAATTTTGAACCTTGTGTATGGTTCTGACAAGTATTTGATCTCTTAACACACCACACCCCAGCACAGCTTTCCAAACTTGTCAATGATTAGATCCTCTTGTCATTGTCAACAGGGGCCTCTGTAAAATTCAGGTTGATTTGGTTCATTCTCTTTTTCCTTCTGTATGCAGGTCTCTCtccagagacaggaagagggagagatcTTTGTCCCGGGACAGGAACCACAAACCCTCAAGATCATTTTCCCGATCAAGGAGGTAAGCAGGGGGGGTTTTAACAGACAGCAAGAATTTCTTATCTTAGCAACAGTGAAACCACTTTAGTTGTGGCTTCTAAGGAACACTAACAGGCCAATGGTGTAACATCTTTCTGAGGGAGTGCATGAATGCTCCAGGGGAAGTTTATATTAACATTCTCGCTTAACTATTTTTCCCCTCGCAGCCGCTCCAGGTCTACGGAGAGAAAGTAAGGAAATGCATGGCAGTCGAGTTTGACGGCAAAGAAGATGAAtgaactttcttttttttttacggaTATTTTAGCGGTTTCATTTTTGCTTCTCTGTGACATGTAAGGTATCCAATTCCTCTGTATTTTGTAAATAAGTTGGTATGCAGGTGTAACGCATGACTAAAATGGTTGTTAGTCCTGTTAATGCCAAGACATACCGTAGTTGTCCCCAAGCAGTATTCCATTTCATCAATCATTATAAGCGTTCTCTATTTGTCCATGAGTACCAGCTCACAGAAACACACCATTCTAAATAGTCTAGTGCTCAAGTCATGTTCCATGTCTGCAAGATTAGTGTGTCTGGATGTGGTGGAAGGCTATGGTCAGCTATCCTATTGTCGGTTAATATACCGATATGTTTTCTATCGACCTCTAGGACTTCCACTATTCTTCCAGTTCCTGTTGGTAAAGGTTTGTCTTTGCAAATAACGGCACCCTTATTTTGTCTACAATAGCCCACTGTTTTTCTTTTCCTTGATATTTGTACTACTTATGTTCTCTGAATTAAACTAGTTGTAAAAAGGCTTCTTACATTTCTTGGTGTGGCAGTTTTTTCATTAATGATTCATTCTAAAATATGAAACAGAACTCAAAGGTGGTCGGTCTCATGTTGACATCCTGAAGCAACTAGAGAGAAGAAAAACGCTGACTACTACTCAATCACAAATCAATGGGAAATGCTGAGCATCATCATGACATTAGGCAGTGCTTACTGTATATTTGATGTGCTATGTGAACCTTAATTTGAGGTCTGAAAACATGAAACGATTGAGCAAACATCGTTAGAACAACCGTTGCTCTTTGTATGCACCACAATAGGTTACTGTTGTATTGCATACATTTATGCTCTTAACAGCTCACCTTTATGGCCTCtagttgcacatacactgattgtacaaaacatgctctttccatgaaatactgaccaggtgaataatggtgaacgctatgatcccttattgatgtcagttgTAAAGTCCACTTCAaacggtgtagatgaaggggtggagacaggtaaaatatatatattttaagccttgagacgagGATTGCTTGTGTGTCATttagagggtaaatgggcaagaccaGATTTAagggcctttgaacagggtatggtattaGGTTCCAGGCGCACTAgtttgtgtgtcaagaactgcaacgctgatgggtttttcacgctcaacagtttcctctgtgtatcaagaatggtccaccacccaaaggacatctaacCAACTTgacagctgtgggaagcattggtgtcaacatgggccagtatccctgtggaacactagataccttgtagagtccattccccgaTTGAGGCTGTTAGGGGGGGGGTGCGCAACTcaataggaaggtgttcttaatgctgtattctagtcatggctcatcctatataactactgctataTACACCTTGTCTATTCACATACCGTCTAAACACACCATTCATATACTGCATATTAGAATGAACTATGTTGAGAATACagtttactgtaaatacacagtaCAAAACCCCATAACAAAATGGATAGAactgcatctggtctccagtgcgtctcctcgggccggtatacatggcaccagccctacgcatggtgtccccggttcgccagcacagcccagtgcgggctattccacctcgccgcactggcctggctacggggcgcattcagccaggtagggttgggcaggctcggtacttgagacctccagtgcgcctccaagGTCTGGTCTATCTGGTGccgcctccacgcaccagccctccggtggcagccccccgcaccaggctgtctctccatctcctccctacaggtgctcctgcctgtccagcgctgccagagccttcctcctgcccagcgctgccagagtatcccatctgtcctgagatgccaagagtctcccgtctgtcctgagctgccagagtctcccgtctgtcctgagctgccagagtcgcccgccagtcaggagctgccagagtcgcccgccagtcaggagctgccagagccgcccgccactcaggagcttccagagccgcccgccagtcaggagctgccagagccgccggtcagccaggagctgccagagccgccggtcagccaggagctgccagagccgccggtcagccaggagctgccagagccgtcagtcagccaggagctgccagaatcgcCTGTCATGCCAGCGATGCCAGAATCTACCTTCACtacggagctgccggagtctcctgtcCATCTGGTGCTGccagaatctcccgtccattcaggacccgtggctagggtccccagtccgaggtcggtggcgagggtcgcctctcttaagaggccacggaggtgaataaagaggcagagaaaaactatggtgaagtggggtccacgtcccgcgccagagcctccaccgcggacagacgcccacccagaccctcccctataggttcaggtttagcggccggagtccgcacctttgggggggggggggggggggtctggttgTTTCTTTGTTGATTTGTTATTCAGTGATCAGTTTTGATTATTactaaaaatcatgaacacttaccacgctgcaccttggtcctcaccttcttccaccgacgacagccgttacagaTGGACCTCTCTGTCAATGGAGGCAGCtaagaggaggacggctcataataacggctGACACggcgcgaatggaatggcatcaaacacatttatgaagattttacactattgtggagagatgtactgtttgaattctttacatacaatagaaataagcggAATCATTTTTATATAattcatttcattattcttttggccaaatttcatatacacaaatgtaaatttacaaacagaaaaccacattttcgtaccctacaaaaataaattgaactgtattttaagacggttaaatgctctactaacaaaagaagctgttagaattgtaagtatatgcatgtcccttaaggtccttgtgtaattgtaatgtgatattgtaccccctagctcgattgtctattgtttgtcatctatgtatgcttgtgttccctcatgtgttttatgtattgatttgttattaataaaaaacattaaaaaaataaaaataaatatttaaaaaaaggaCGGAAGGACAGATTTTTAAATGGACCGCCCATTCCCAGAAATTCGTCAATCGTTCAAcgcgatgattgtgttttcagccaccggtagcGTGTGAgtgctttatatgcgctacagtcaattatgattgcatgtctacttacattaaatatatcattattaatattcgcccactgtatgatagctagctaaataacgttagcctgcctagctggaacatgttttatttatacaatttccaaaagctaaccaaacaaaaacatcattACTTTTACGAGACGTGTTTGTGCCGTAATGTGCATTGGTAGCAGATTTCTAATTTATTTACAttcgtttttacttacacttgtatgttgacatTGACTTTTCTTAGCGGTTGTACAATCGTCgcgaattgaattatggggagtttcaggccccgaagtgaacataattgtacagtACACTCACAAATTCGACTAAAGATTGCAAATTAGCGGCTTACGTTGCAAATTTACCATGCTTGTCTCATCATTTGAACCGCCCGCCAAGATGGTGaaggggattcccccaagggcataaaAACTGGACAGTttcatctcaatctcttcattcaaagactcaatcatggacactcttactgacagttgtggctgctttgcgtgatgaattgttgtctctaccttcttgccctttgtgctgttgtatgtgcccaataatgtttgtacaatGTTTTGTGCCGCTACCATGTTattgtaatgttgtgttgctgccttgctatgttgtcttaggtctctctttatgtagtgttgtgttgcctcttttgtcctatatttatattttaatcccagcccagtcccgcaggaggcctttttgtaggccgtcattgtaaataagaatttgttcttaactgacttgcctagttaaattaaataaataaagtggACGAGGGTGTGTCTTTCATAAGTCTGAACCGCAGcctttgactactttaaaatggctgAAGCATGGGGGAAGGTGCTGCCGATGTTAAAATTGCcatttggccactagaggcctctatcgtTCTCTACTATAAAACCCCACTTCTGCATCACTAGAACACTGAGAAAGGTATCGAGCAAAGAGAAGCAGCCCTCAGTGAGGGTTTGAGTTTATTTAGTTGTGTCACAAGGATTTCGTTTTGAGAAAATTGGTATGCTAAGAAAAAGTTTACTTAACGTTGGCTAACGTCGTTTGTTTAATTTGATCTTCAAAGAGTAACCCGCATAAACCTAAAACGGGACCTTTGCCTGACGTTTACATTAGGCTAGTTTAAATGTAAGTAAAATCTTAAAATATCTATGCATGCTATGTTTTATgtaaatgtatgtaaaatgtaaaGGCCTGTCGATGTGTAGGCTATAGACCGATggaaatgtattatttcatacaACTGAACGAAGGCAAGTTGTAATCATCCTCACAGTTAACCTTGCTGTTGGTGGCTATGGTTTGATAAGATACGTTTTTGTCAATGATACAATGTATTTGCTTATTAGtcatacatttttgtcatttttcACTGGGTCAACAACATCTGTCCACTGGAAACCGTGTGTATTGATTTCCTCAGTTACCGGTTCAAACGATTTTCAGATTCACGTGGGGTGTAGTAGTAAGTGGGCAGGTTCTGAAGTCATGTGCGTCTGCTGTATTTCTCCCGCCACTTACTCGAATCCGCCCCTTTCAGTGATGTCAATGGAGAGCTCTTTGAGTGGAAAGAGGAAATAAGGGTTTctccaatatatatattttttgtagacTATTCGTTTACTGTAGCTAGTTAACTCGGGTTGTATTGTTTTGAATGACATCAGCCATGGTATCATGAAGATACTGTAAGATTAGACCCACATCGACCCCATACTCAACTCTCAGTTTGATATGTTCACTTCACATAAGTTAACATTTTGAAAAGGTTATTTTTGAGTACTTATAACAGAAATACCCAGTAATGTGATAATGGCTAATACAGGGATTTTAATGTCTCCCTCAGAGTCTAGTTATGTAAAAACAGGTTGAGGCCTTAAATATGATTTGTAATGTAACTTCTAACTATACTGATGTCTTAGTCATGGGGCATGCCTTCAAATTCTCAGACATGTCTCATGTAATGACTTCAGGCCAGTCTGTTCTGCAGCCTTGCCCATGTGTGACTGCCCACCCTGTCAGGTGATTTCtctcagcagacagacagggaaagagagacacgGAGAAGTAGGCTAGAGTAGATAAATTCACAGCCGTTTGGAGCTCCTTGGGATATGATTTTCTCTCCCAGgttttttaaaaacaaaatgaGAAcgtgagaatgagaatgagaaagTCCAACTCATGAGGATGTTGTGGGATGTGGTTGAGTTTGCTTTGAGTGGAATTTTGTGTAAATAACTTCCAGTTTGATCTGGCAAAGTTCCCCCTGCATGTCTCAAAGGGCCCCATCCTGGATATCTCCTACAATTTAGTAAACGGAATCCCATCTTCCCCCACCTCCTACTTATGCACTTCAAGGAAATAATACATTTGCAACTCTATATGTGTAAAAATTATAATATAACTGATTTTTCTTGCATGGCAATGAATGGTAAAGAATGTGGTTCCTTGtcaaaaatgtatacatttagctTACAGTTACATAAATATAGCTTGCGTAATTATCTCCTAAGGGAGTAATAGAAGCCTCTGCTTCCCTTAGGGTAAACTTTGTTATTGCAAGGGAAGGTTCTTTACCATGAGAGTGCTCTGTGGTCATAGAGCAAGAATATGAGGCCTGGGATTTGACACTCAACACACCTGAACCCCTATTTAACCATTGTCTGACAGGGAAATAGATAGAAAATTGTGAAACATGACAATAGTGTCAGTTGATAGTAGTGGTACATTCAGACTACTTATGTAATTAcatgaaatatgtttttcttAAATTATGGATGAACACTGGTGCCTAGTAGTTACTGTACTACAGTCATAAGGGTTGATGTTCAGGACTTGTCTCTACATGTCCATAGAGCTTTGTCCAGACATGTACTAGATCAGGAAAGTAGGAAGGCTTTGTGAATCACTGTCTGATGGCTGTTAAATACAACTGCAGCGTTCTCAATACACAGTCCAGTTCCTCTGTTACACATATGAAGTAAGTTACAATTAAGATTTTGAGAGAGGTTTACTTGTGCATAAATGGTAAGTACTTTATTGGTTGTGGTAGGCTATACAACTTGTTACATTTAGTATTGTTTAAGTGATTATGGTTTGATAGTTGGTTTTTAAATTATATTGGAATATCAAATTATAGGATGCCATTTACTAATTTGTTTCGGTTTGATGTTTTTTGGTGATAGGGTGATTAAGatcatatatattattttttttaccacttTAGTGCTTTTAGATAGTTTTGCTATTCTGTAGAAGACTCAAGAAGGGGACTCAATAGTGTGACATACTCAAAGTACATCCGGTGTATACATTTGATATGACTTCTTTTCACATGATCTTACTGATGACGTCACTGTTTCCTGGACAGCGGCTCAGACTACTATCCTCTTGCTGTGCTCTATGTGCCCAGTCAACTAACCATGCTATCCTCTCCCTGTGTCCCCTGCAATCTAGAACCAGAACAACCATGGCCAGTCGTAAGCACATCCTGAGCTCTCTGGGGAAAAGTCCTGCCAGGCAGAACCTGTTTGGCCCAGTTGACCGTGAGCAGCTGCAGCAGGAGTACCAGGACACCCTGCGCAGAGACCTGGAGGACGCCTGTCGCCGCTGGGGCTTCGACTTCCTGTCAGATAAGCCTCTGGCTGGGGGAGACTTCCAGTGGGAAGAGGTACCGGGCACCAAGGTGCCTCTCCTCTACCTGCCCTACCTGTTGAGTCAGGGGGAGGCACAGAAGATCAGAGGGCCGGCAGCATCCACAGGGAGGGTCAGGGCGGGGCCATGGCACCGTGGCAAGGAAAACATCCCTTGCACCCCTGAGAAGTACAGAGCCAACCTCCAGAACCTGGAGAAACCGCAAGACAAGAACGAGAACAAACTGAAGAGGAAACAGACCAACCTCACAGGTAGAAGGATTGGTGTGGTGGGTGGATGTAGGTTGATGTTTTTTGGGTAGGGGATATTTTTTGGGGAGGGTTTATAAGTTGTTAGGGTTGAACTGCTGGTTTACTTCAATTAAGTTTTGAACACCGAGTCCAATGCTAATAAAACATCTATTGGTGTCTGCAGATTTCTACCAAGCCAAGAAGAGAGTGGTGGGTACGTCGCTTAAGTCAGGCCGGTGATTTCAGAGACACAGTCACAGCTGCCAGGGAGCCAACAGTCGGACAAAATCACAGCAAGCACTACTTCTCTCAGGAACCCACACGCTGAATAGActgagtacatacagtacacttaCCAGGAGGAATACATAACCAATCCTCTAAACAAACACAGTGAAAAATGAAACAACCTATTTTATTGCATCCATTACCGATGCatactgttttatttttttatccatgTAGGTTAACCGATGTACAATTGATTTCAATGTAAGGGGGCTTGTGTTCTCCCTGTGGTAAGGGAGGGACATTCTAATGGTGCATCCATGACCATTTGTGAGTCATGAAAGAACATCCTCTGCACCTTTATGACCGTTTAGTGTAAGGAAGACTTGAACATCTAAGTCTGGACAGTTAAGGTCC includes:
- the cdkn1a gene encoding cyclin-dependent kinase inhibitor 1 isoform X1 translates to MDRPFPEIRQSFNAMIVFSATGSVTRTTMASRKHILSSLGKSPARQNLFGPVDREQLQQEYQDTLRRDLEDACRRWGFDFLSDKPLAGGDFQWEEVPGTKVPLLYLPYLLSQGEAQKIRGPAASTGRVRAGPWHRGKENIPCTPEKYRANLQNLEKPQDKNENKLKRKQTNLTDFYQAKKRVVGTSLKSGR
- the srsf3b gene encoding serine/arginine-rich splicing factor 3, producing the protein MGDPAMHRDCPLDCKVYVGNLGNNGNKTELERSFGYYGPLRSVWVARNPPGFAFVEFEDPRDATDAVRELDGRTLSGSRVRVELSNGEKRTRNRGPPPSWSRRPRDDHRGRRGSPPARRRSPRRRSFSRSRSRSLSRDRKRERSLSRDRNHKPSRSFSRSRSRSRSTERK
- the cdkn1a gene encoding cyclin-dependent kinase inhibitor 1 isoform X2 — its product is MAVKYNCSVLNTQSSSSVTHMKTRTTMASRKHILSSLGKSPARQNLFGPVDREQLQQEYQDTLRRDLEDACRRWGFDFLSDKPLAGGDFQWEEVPGTKVPLLYLPYLLSQGEAQKIRGPAASTGRVRAGPWHRGKENIPCTPEKYRANLQNLEKPQDKNENKLKRKQTNLTDFYQAKKRVVGTSLKSGR
- the cdkn1a gene encoding cyclin-dependent kinase inhibitor 1 isoform X3, which produces MASRKHILSSLGKSPARQNLFGPVDREQLQQEYQDTLRRDLEDACRRWGFDFLSDKPLAGGDFQWEEVPGTKVPLLYLPYLLSQGEAQKIRGPAASTGRVRAGPWHRGKENIPCTPEKYRANLQNLEKPQDKNENKLKRKQTNLTDFYQAKKRVVGTSLKSGR